ATGGCACGACAAAGTATCACTTTAGCCAATCAAAATGATGAATGGTTGAAAAAGCAAGTTGCAGAAGAAGAATTTACCAGTAAGAGTGAAGCCGTAAATTATTTAATAAAGCAAGCACGTGAGCGGGAAGAATATCACAACTATGTGCAAATGAAAATCGATAGAGGTTTGAAAAGTGGTTTTAGCACTAAAACCAAAGAGGAATTATTGGCGGAAATTAAAAGTAGGCTAAATGTATAAGTATCATTTATCTTATGAAGCAGAAGAGGATATTATAAGAATTTTTGAGTATGGTTTAGGAAGATTTGGTTTGCAACAAGCTAATAAATATTACGATATGTTGTTTGAGTGTT
This genomic interval from Thermodesulfovibrionia bacterium contains the following:
- a CDS encoding CopG family transcriptional regulator, producing MARQSITLANQNDEWLKKQVAEEEFTSKSEAVNYLIKQAREREEYHNYVQMKIDRGLKSGFSTKTKEELLAEIKSRLNV